The Lysinibacillus pakistanensis genome includes a window with the following:
- a CDS encoding DUF5366 family protein: MRNPYIYGYLPLITILLFSLTFGMYAVGESLQIFQSIGVYSGMREFLSDFELRVFLLIVFAVIFFMVFSALKLVGETIHELGMLFFSKDQDGATVSQARGGYIILLVGAICSAFAIQFIYVLVGIFVLTIFIYFIYLIYKMSHFMPMSGTIGLLVFELFMWTILLSLLVYVILKLYNGILASLPFAS, translated from the coding sequence ATGAGGAACCCTTATATTTATGGTTATCTACCATTAATTACAATTTTATTGTTTAGTTTAACATTTGGCATGTATGCGGTGGGGGAATCTTTGCAAATTTTCCAATCCATTGGCGTATACTCAGGTATGCGAGAGTTTTTATCAGATTTTGAGCTTCGTGTGTTTTTATTAATTGTCTTCGCAGTGATTTTCTTTATGGTATTTTCAGCTTTAAAATTAGTGGGAGAAACTATTCATGAGTTAGGAATGTTATTTTTCTCTAAAGATCAGGACGGTGCGACAGTTAGTCAGGCTCGAGGCGGCTATATTATTTTACTTGTCGGTGCAATTTGTTCAGCCTTTGCTATTCAATTCATCTATGTATTGGTAGGTATTTTTGTGCTAACTATTTTTATCTATTTTATCTACCTTATTTATAAGATGAGCCATTTTATGCCGATGAGTGGAACAATTGGATTACTAGTTTTTGAGCTTTTTATGTGGACCATACTATTATCACTTTTAGTTTATGTGATTTTAAAATTATATAATGGTATTTTGGCAAGTTTACCATTTGCTAGTTAA